From Enterococcus mundtii, the proteins below share one genomic window:
- a CDS encoding histidine phosphatase family protein, which translates to MSETTLYIVRHGKTMFNTIERVQGWCDTPLTKQGQEGIHFLGKGLKDIDFSYAYSSDSGRAIETARIILSEHTKGKEIPYFIDKRIREWCFGSLEGGYDMEMWGVIPRVLNFQTYDEMFTTDVTFEQIANAIYETDTAGWAQPYAELKERVWSGFEDIAHQCEKNNGGNVLVVSHGLTIAFLLSLIDPSQPVRAGLLNGSVTKVTYKNGRFSIDSVNDTSYIEQGKQQTRESFM; encoded by the coding sequence ATGAGTGAAACAACCCTGTATATCGTCCGTCATGGTAAAACAATGTTCAATACGATTGAACGTGTGCAAGGCTGGTGTGACACACCATTGACGAAACAAGGACAAGAAGGTATCCATTTTTTAGGTAAAGGTCTAAAAGATATCGATTTTTCTTACGCCTATTCAAGCGACAGTGGCCGAGCAATCGAAACGGCACGGATCATTTTAAGCGAACATACAAAAGGAAAAGAAATTCCTTACTTTATTGATAAACGGATTCGTGAATGGTGTTTTGGTTCGCTAGAAGGTGGCTACGATATGGAGATGTGGGGTGTCATTCCTCGCGTACTAAATTTTCAAACATACGATGAGATGTTCACCACAGATGTTACCTTTGAACAAATCGCTAATGCCATCTATGAGACGGATACTGCTGGCTGGGCGCAACCTTATGCAGAATTAAAAGAACGTGTCTGGTCAGGTTTTGAAGATATCGCTCATCAGTGTGAGAAGAACAATGGTGGCAATGTTTTAGTCGTCTCCCACGGCCTAACGATTGCTTTTCTTCTTAGCTTGATCGATCCTTCTCAACCAGTTCGTGCTGGCTTGTTGAATGGTAGTGTCACAAAAGTAACCTATAAAAATGGTCGTTTTTCAATTGATAGTGTCAATGACACAAGCTATATCGAACAAGGAAAGCAACAAACAAGAGAATCCTTTATGTGA
- a CDS encoding metal-sulfur cluster assembly factor yields the protein MSEQKWSAEEVDEIKERILTALEMVIDPELGIDIVNLGLIYEIEFDPENGDTVVKMTLTTMGCPLADILTESIHDALKEVPEVSKAEVKLVWYPAWTTDKMSRYARIALGIR from the coding sequence ATGAGTGAACAAAAATGGTCTGCTGAAGAAGTAGATGAAATCAAAGAGCGAATTCTCACCGCGTTAGAAATGGTGATTGACCCAGAACTAGGAATCGATATCGTGAACCTAGGTTTGATCTATGAAATCGAATTTGACCCTGAAAATGGAGATACCGTTGTTAAAATGACTTTGACAACGATGGGCTGTCCGTTAGCTGATATCTTGACTGAATCGATCCATGATGCACTAAAAGAAGTGCCAGAAGTGTCGAAAGCAGAAGTCAAATTAGTCTGGTATCCCGCTTGGACGACCGATAAAATGAGTCGTTATGCACGAATTGCGCTTGGGATTCGTTAG
- a CDS encoding MBL fold metallo-hydrolase, translating to MHVLQLKTGTIEENCYLVYNDEALLIIDPGADAEMIQEQIKKTQQQPVAILLTHTHYDHIGAVEALRNTYDIPVYVSPLEQEWLGDPILNLSGLGRHDDMDNIIVSPAEYEFEMKQYRLGNMSFEVVPTPGHSAGSVSFIFDDFVISGDALFKGSIGRTDLYTGNLEQLLYSITTQLFVLPNEFVVYPGHGEPTTIEHEKKTNPFFNA from the coding sequence ATGCATGTTTTACAATTGAAAACTGGAACAATCGAGGAAAACTGTTACCTTGTCTACAACGACGAAGCGCTTCTGATCATTGATCCAGGTGCTGACGCTGAAATGATCCAAGAACAAATCAAGAAGACCCAGCAACAACCTGTCGCTATTTTACTAACGCATACGCATTACGACCACATTGGCGCTGTCGAAGCATTGAGAAATACCTATGACATCCCTGTCTATGTCAGTCCATTAGAACAAGAATGGCTTGGAGATCCCATCTTGAATCTCTCAGGACTTGGTCGCCATGATGATATGGATAATATCATCGTTTCTCCTGCGGAATATGAATTTGAAATGAAACAATACCGTCTTGGGAATATGTCATTTGAAGTCGTTCCAACACCTGGTCATTCAGCCGGCAGTGTTAGCTTTATTTTCGATGACTTCGTGATATCTGGAGACGCACTCTTTAAAGGGAGTATCGGTCGCACCGATCTCTACACCGGTAATTTAGAGCAGTTACTCTATAGCATCACGACACAACTTTTTGTTCTACCAAATGAATTTGTGGTCTATCCTGGCCATGGAGAACCAACAACGATTGAACACGAGAAAAAAACAAACCCATTTTTTAACGCTTAA
- a CDS encoding ATP-dependent DNA helicase, which yields MVKKSKISVRHLVEFILRRGSIDNRKKSNHTALEGAKIHRKLQKEAGEEYQKEVFLQTSVQLDPYELIVEGRADGIFKKDGVYHIDEIKTSEPRFEDLEPDQVELFFHQARVYAYIYSQENNLEEINLQLTYYQTTEEVITRKVEHQTREQLEVFFKKLTEDYQEWLIFQENWRTVRNASLMALKFPYEEYRKGQRELAVAAYKTIRTKQKLFAEAPTGTGKTISTLFPALKAIGEDEGERIFYLTAKTITRQVAEDALTALKDVGAETKSVTLTAKDKICFLDETTCNPDQCPYANGYYNRINEGLWDLLNHENQITREVIEKYAKKHTLCPFELSLDVSLWCDVIIGDYNYLFDPTVYLRRFFDEEKNEDHLFLIDEAHNLVNRSREMYSAELSYGKARKVYGEIPKEFKKLRRRWNRLLKAFDQIQEIALEEGWNYHHQKAPADSLINAGFQLGEFIQEWLAEYPEHPMQEQILGFYFDLNHFLKISEFYDDHYETTVEKSYHDLIVKQFCIDPSLFLEQSLNKGRSSLLFSASFSPLSYYQETLGGKESLAYRLPSPFPIENQQVLIASYLETTYRKREQSIPRLVETIQRFIQGKTGNYMIFFPSYQYLDQVAEVFKETYPSTRTLIQGTKLNEQEREDFLAEFIVEPQETLVGFCVLGGIFSEGIDLRGSRLIGSMIVGVGLPQMNHEQELIKSYYDEKEQLGFAYAYQLPGMNKVLQAAGRVIRDMEDQGIVLLADQRFASSNYRKLFPPHWHEAKEVRTVEALSQTIHQFWQDH from the coding sequence ATGGTGAAAAAATCTAAAATATCCGTCCGTCACTTAGTCGAGTTCATCTTGCGTCGCGGAAGTATCGATAATCGAAAGAAAAGTAATCATACCGCCTTAGAAGGTGCAAAAATCCACCGCAAGCTCCAAAAAGAAGCAGGCGAAGAGTATCAAAAAGAAGTGTTCTTACAAACCAGTGTACAGCTTGATCCTTATGAACTAATCGTTGAAGGACGAGCAGATGGTATTTTCAAAAAAGATGGCGTGTACCACATCGACGAAATCAAAACGTCGGAACCGCGCTTTGAAGATTTAGAACCCGATCAAGTCGAATTGTTTTTTCATCAAGCAAGAGTGTACGCCTATATTTATAGTCAAGAAAACAACTTAGAGGAGATCAACCTCCAGCTCACTTATTATCAAACCACAGAAGAAGTAATCACACGGAAAGTTGAACATCAGACGAGAGAACAACTGGAAGTGTTTTTTAAAAAACTGACCGAGGATTACCAAGAGTGGCTGATTTTTCAGGAAAATTGGCGTACTGTACGTAATGCCTCATTGATGGCGCTAAAGTTTCCATACGAAGAGTATCGTAAAGGACAAAGGGAACTGGCAGTTGCTGCCTATAAAACGATCCGGACAAAACAAAAGCTGTTCGCAGAAGCCCCCACTGGTACTGGAAAAACGATCTCTACATTATTTCCAGCCTTAAAGGCGATTGGAGAAGATGAAGGAGAACGTATTTTTTACTTAACCGCGAAAACCATTACGAGACAGGTGGCTGAAGATGCGTTAACAGCGTTAAAAGATGTTGGGGCTGAGACAAAAAGTGTGACCTTGACAGCGAAAGATAAGATTTGCTTCTTAGATGAGACAACGTGTAATCCCGACCAATGCCCTTATGCAAATGGCTATTATAATCGAATCAACGAGGGGCTATGGGATTTATTGAACCACGAAAACCAGATCACTCGTGAGGTGATTGAGAAATATGCCAAGAAACATACTTTATGCCCATTTGAACTCTCTTTAGATGTCAGCTTATGGTGTGACGTGATTATCGGAGATTACAACTATCTTTTCGACCCAACGGTTTACTTGAGACGATTTTTTGATGAAGAGAAAAATGAAGATCATCTTTTCTTGATCGATGAGGCACACAATTTAGTCAATCGTTCAAGAGAAATGTATTCTGCTGAGTTATCTTATGGGAAAGCACGTAAGGTCTATGGAGAGATCCCAAAGGAATTTAAAAAACTACGTCGTCGATGGAATCGTCTTTTAAAAGCTTTTGATCAGATTCAAGAAATTGCTCTTGAAGAAGGATGGAACTATCATCATCAAAAAGCCCCAGCAGATTCATTGATCAATGCAGGGTTTCAACTCGGTGAATTTATTCAAGAATGGTTGGCTGAATATCCTGAGCATCCGATGCAAGAGCAAATTTTAGGATTTTATTTTGACTTGAATCATTTTTTAAAAATCAGTGAATTCTATGACGATCACTATGAAACAACTGTAGAGAAAAGTTACCATGATTTGATCGTGAAGCAATTTTGCATCGATCCTAGTTTATTTTTAGAACAATCGTTGAATAAAGGGCGGAGTAGCCTTTTGTTTTCCGCGAGTTTTTCACCACTTTCTTATTATCAAGAAACATTAGGGGGCAAAGAGAGTTTAGCGTATCGCTTACCTAGTCCATTCCCAATTGAGAATCAACAAGTACTTATAGCAAGTTATCTTGAAACGACGTATCGCAAAAGAGAGCAGAGTATACCACGTTTAGTAGAAACGATTCAACGTTTCATTCAAGGGAAGACGGGCAATTATATGATTTTCTTTCCTTCCTATCAATATCTGGACCAAGTCGCCGAAGTGTTCAAAGAAACTTACCCTTCGACTCGCACACTTATCCAAGGAACCAAGTTGAATGAGCAAGAACGAGAAGATTTCTTAGCAGAATTTATAGTCGAACCGCAAGAAACATTAGTCGGCTTTTGTGTACTTGGCGGCATTTTTTCAGAAGGAATCGATCTACGCGGATCACGCTTGATTGGTAGTATGATCGTGGGTGTTGGCTTACCACAAATGAATCATGAGCAAGAGTTGATCAAATCTTACTATGATGAAAAAGAACAGCTAGGTTTTGCTTATGCTTACCAGTTACCAGGAATGAATAAAGTATTGCAAGCAGCTGGGCGAGTAATCAGAGATATGGAAGATCAAGGCATTGTGCTTTTAGCCGATCAACGCTTTGCCTCATCAAATTATCGTAAACTTTTCCCGCCACATTGGCACGAAGCAAAAGAAGTTCGGACAGTTGAGGCATTATCACAAACTATCCATCAGTTTTGGCAAGACCACTAA
- a CDS encoding YajQ family cyclic di-GMP-binding protein, with the protein MAKDASFDIISEVSVEEVKNAIQQTTKELTNRFDFKDSTVEIKLENTNKLVVLSDDEFKIEQIKDVLFGKLNKRNVPIKNIHFSETEHALGGKARQSADLVNGIDRDNGKKITTAIKNEKLKVKTQIQEDQIRVTGKNRDDLQAVIALLRKLDLPIELQFTNYR; encoded by the coding sequence ATGGCAAAAGATGCAAGTTTCGATATCATTTCAGAAGTATCTGTTGAAGAAGTAAAAAATGCAATCCAACAAACCACGAAAGAATTAACTAACCGTTTCGATTTCAAGGATTCAACGGTTGAGATCAAGTTAGAGAATACAAATAAATTAGTTGTGTTAAGTGATGATGAATTTAAAATCGAACAAATCAAAGATGTTTTGTTTGGAAAATTGAATAAACGCAATGTGCCAATCAAAAATATCCACTTTTCTGAAACGGAACACGCTTTAGGTGGTAAAGCGCGCCAGTCTGCTGATCTAGTCAATGGGATCGACCGAGATAATGGTAAGAAGATCACGACAGCGATCAAAAATGAAAAACTAAAAGTGAAAACACAGATCCAAGAAGACCAGATCCGCGTAACTGGTAAGAATCGTGATGACCTCCAAGCAGTGATTGCACTTTTACGAAAACTAGACTTGCCGATTGAATTGCAATTTACGAACTACCGTTAG
- a CDS encoding GNAT family N-acetyltransferase, which yields MIKKVKKLDREIMDRLLTIWLTTNIRTHDFIDATYWYEKKEVLKKELPKAEIYYCEMNSQIVGFMGIVDKSYLAGIFVESTYQNRKIGQKLIEAAKKEKERISLHVYGKNKGAIRFYFRNGFIKVDEQMDESTGEKEYLMIWENIKQI from the coding sequence ATGATTAAAAAAGTGAAGAAACTAGACCGAGAGATAATGGATCGGCTACTAACTATTTGGTTAACGACCAATATCAGGACACATGATTTTATTGATGCGACATATTGGTATGAGAAAAAAGAGGTGTTGAAAAAAGAATTGCCAAAAGCAGAAATTTATTATTGTGAAATGAATAGTCAGATTGTTGGTTTTATGGGAATCGTGGACAAATCTTATTTAGCTGGTATTTTTGTAGAGTCAACATATCAAAATAGAAAAATCGGACAAAAACTGATTGAAGCTGCTAAAAAAGAAAAAGAACGAATAAGCTTGCATGTTTATGGTAAGAATAAAGGAGCAATACGATTCTACTTTAGAAATGGCTTTATAAAAGTGGATGAACAAATGGATGAATCGACGGGTGAGAAAGAATACCTTATGATCTGGGAAAACATTAAACAGATCTAA
- a CDS encoding GNAT family N-acetyltransferase, protein MRIDLVEEAIEKKKIVQEILNDLPEWFGLPYSTQEYVEECQKYPLWVLQETSEPIGFISLKETSKATGEIYCMGIKKAYHHRGLGKRLLGELESYAREHYLFLQVKTVAEGHYAIYDQTIHFYRRMGFVELEVFPTLWDEWNPCLVMIKSLN, encoded by the coding sequence ATGCGTATTGATTTAGTAGAAGAAGCAATAGAAAAGAAAAAAATCGTCCAAGAAATCTTGAATGATTTGCCAGAGTGGTTTGGCTTGCCATATTCGACACAAGAATATGTTGAGGAATGCCAAAAGTATCCATTGTGGGTCTTACAAGAAACCAGCGAGCCAATAGGGTTCATCAGTTTGAAAGAAACAAGTAAAGCCACCGGTGAGATCTATTGTATGGGAATCAAAAAAGCCTATCATCATCGAGGATTAGGTAAGCGATTACTAGGGGAGCTAGAATCGTATGCAAGAGAACATTACCTATTTTTACAAGTGAAAACGGTCGCCGAAGGGCATTACGCTATCTATGATCAGACGATTCACTTCTACCGAAGGATGGGTTTTGTTGAGCTAGAAGTGTTCCCAACCTTATGGGATGAATGGAATCCATGTTTGGTAATGATAAAAAGTCTTAACTAA
- the arsC gene encoding arsenate reductase (thioredoxin) has translation MVLEKTTSVEKKKVYFLCTGNSCRSQIAEGYGHAYLEEQFDVRSAGVETHGLNPRAVKVMAEDGIDITRQTSDLIDPDYFKDADLIITLCGDALDKCPVIPAHIRHEHWDLEDPAKATGTEEEIIAEFRKTREVIKEKIKDMAN, from the coding sequence ATGGTTTTGGAGAAGACAACAAGTGTAGAAAAGAAGAAAGTTTATTTTTTATGTACCGGTAATTCATGCAGAAGTCAGATCGCTGAAGGGTATGGTCATGCATATTTGGAGGAGCAATTTGACGTTCGCAGTGCTGGAGTGGAGACACATGGGTTGAATCCACGTGCCGTAAAAGTGATGGCAGAAGATGGCATCGACATTACGAGGCAAACCTCAGACTTGATTGACCCAGATTATTTTAAAGATGCCGACCTGATCATCACTTTGTGCGGCGATGCGTTGGATAAATGTCCAGTGATTCCAGCTCATATCCGTCATGAACATTGGGATTTAGAAGATCCAGCAAAAGCTACTGGGACAGAAGAAGAAATTATTGCTGAATTTAGAAAGACCCGTGAAGTCATCAAGGAAAAAATAAAGGATATGGCTAACTAA
- a CDS encoding YitT family protein, whose product MTVYQRNENLKKIVVILMTGLSAAVALNYFLIPANVFSAGMNGIAQIIASLLSEWVHIDVDTGTFIFLLNIPVFILGFLKVGKRATVLSFINVVCVSVMTTVLPTGQVTDNILMNALVGGVLLGVGVGISLKMGFTTGGMDIISLVLSQTTGKTVGNYMLILNGIIVVAAGFLFNWESALYTIISIYAMTQVIDAIHTSHQKVTAMIVTVRPEEVTAEIAQRMVRGMTLLPSVGGYSKREGKMIMMVITRYEMYDLDQIVHEIDEDAFINILPTHSVFGRFANENEQKMYRSTGVLPEIKHASKKAKSK is encoded by the coding sequence ATGACTGTCTATCAAAGAAACGAAAATCTTAAGAAAATAGTGGTTATCTTGATGACCGGTTTGTCTGCAGCGGTGGCATTGAATTATTTTTTGATTCCAGCCAACGTCTTTTCTGCAGGAATGAACGGGATCGCCCAAATCATTGCTTCACTATTATCTGAATGGGTCCATATAGATGTCGATACTGGAACGTTTATTTTTCTATTGAATATTCCTGTATTTATACTAGGCTTTCTAAAAGTCGGAAAACGCGCAACTGTACTTAGTTTCATCAACGTTGTTTGTGTGTCAGTCATGACGACAGTTTTACCGACAGGACAGGTAACAGATAATATACTAATGAATGCATTAGTCGGTGGTGTTTTACTTGGCGTCGGCGTCGGTATTTCTCTAAAAATGGGTTTTACGACTGGTGGAATGGACATCATTTCATTGGTTCTTTCTCAAACGACAGGGAAAACCGTAGGAAACTATATGCTGATTTTAAATGGTATTATCGTCGTAGCAGCTGGCTTCCTCTTTAATTGGGAAAGTGCTTTGTATACGATCATCTCGATTTATGCAATGACACAAGTCATCGATGCGATCCATACGAGTCACCAAAAAGTGACCGCCATGATCGTCACAGTGAGACCAGAAGAAGTGACTGCTGAAATTGCGCAACGCATGGTTCGGGGGATGACTCTCTTACCTTCAGTTGGTGGATATTCAAAACGTGAAGGAAAAATGATCATGATGGTCATCACACGTTATGAAATGTATGATCTTGATCAAATCGTCCATGAAATCGACGAAGATGCGTTCATCAATATTTTACCAACGCATTCCGTTTTTGGTCGCTTTGCCAATGAGAACGAACAAAAAATGTATCGTTCAACAGGGGTTCTTCCTGAAATCAAACATGCATCTAAAAAGGCGAAAAGCAAATAA
- a CDS encoding phosphoribosylanthranilate isomerase: MELYFKEFLLITQKLNKQQITPLLLGSLGLSYLTDIDWQPRDIDIHVPGDPRGWEAPDEDRLHNWQNILKIMETLNYHLVDLHEHEFAKDSYTIQFGSMDSLLTFAGIPLNELSLIRIDDCSFYLPTAEQYLKIYQRSAKDSYRADKNNHKDLAKIEYLEKYLDGNT; encoded by the coding sequence ATGGAACTTTATTTCAAAGAATTTTTATTGATCACGCAAAAATTAAACAAGCAACAGATTACTCCGCTACTACTAGGTTCATTAGGCTTGTCTTACTTAACAGATATCGACTGGCAACCAAGAGACATTGACATCCATGTTCCTGGCGATCCACGGGGTTGGGAGGCACCTGATGAAGATCGGTTGCACAATTGGCAAAACATCTTAAAAATCATGGAAACGTTGAATTACCATCTAGTTGATTTACACGAACATGAATTTGCAAAAGATTCTTATACCATCCAATTTGGCAGTATGGACAGTCTTCTCACCTTTGCAGGTATTCCACTTAATGAACTCTCTCTAATCAGGATCGACGACTGTTCCTTTTACTTACCTACAGCGGAACAATATTTAAAAATCTATCAACGTTCCGCTAAAGATAGTTACCGTGCAGATAAAAATAATCACAAGGATCTAGCAAAGATTGAGTATTTGGAAAAGTACTTAGATGGGAATACGTAA
- a CDS encoding undecaprenyl-diphosphate phosphatase: MFFANIIKAAILGIIEGITEWLPISSTGHLILADEFIKLDASSQFMSMFNVVIQLGAILAVVVLYFHKLNPFAPSKSSIEKKDTWVLWSKVLVACVPAAIIGLLLDDWLDAHFYKFLPVAIALIVYGIGFIIVEKRNKNKTPRWSNLNDLTFQAAILIGAFQVLALIPGTSRSGATILGAILIGASRFVATEFSFFLGIPVMFGASGLKIVKYLADGNSFQMEETVILLVGTVVSFVVSIFAIKFLINYLKRNDFTVFGWYRIILGIILIGYWFIAM, from the coding sequence ATGTTTTTTGCAAATATCATAAAAGCAGCGATTCTAGGAATCATTGAAGGAATCACAGAGTGGCTGCCAATCAGTAGTACAGGACATTTGATCTTAGCAGATGAATTTATCAAGCTTGATGCGAGTTCACAATTCATGTCGATGTTCAATGTCGTGATCCAATTAGGAGCGATCTTAGCCGTCGTTGTTTTGTATTTCCACAAGTTGAATCCTTTTGCGCCAAGCAAATCCTCGATCGAGAAAAAAGATACGTGGGTTTTATGGTCAAAAGTACTTGTTGCTTGTGTGCCAGCAGCTATTATTGGTTTATTATTGGACGATTGGTTAGATGCCCATTTTTATAAATTTTTACCAGTAGCGATCGCCTTGATTGTTTATGGTATCGGCTTTATCATTGTTGAAAAGCGAAACAAAAATAAAACACCTCGTTGGTCAAACCTGAATGATTTGACTTTCCAAGCAGCGATTCTGATTGGGGCTTTCCAAGTCTTGGCTTTGATCCCAGGGACTTCACGCTCCGGCGCTACGATCCTTGGAGCAATCCTGATTGGTGCATCCCGCTTCGTTGCAACTGAGTTCTCATTTTTCCTTGGCATTCCAGTGATGTTTGGTGCCAGTGGATTAAAGATCGTGAAATACCTTGCTGATGGTAACAGTTTCCAAATGGAAGAAACAGTTATTCTTTTAGTGGGTACTGTCGTTTCATTTGTCGTATCGATTTTTGCGATCAAGTTCCTGATCAACTACTTGAAACGTAATGACTTTACTGTTTTCGGTTGGTATCGTATCATTCTAGGGATCATCTTGATCGGTTACTGGTTCATCGCAATGTAA
- a CDS encoding ClbS/DfsB family four-helix bundle protein: protein MRPKSKEELLILAAENYEKLQQLIDSIPEEQREATFDFEEVFLEKKKEAHWRRDQTIKDVLIHLYEWHCLLLKWVTDNQMGEAVPFLPEPYNWRTTAEMNRAFTKKHQSTTLRQASDWLKESHAEVMLLAKTFDDDQLFQKKQYPWVGNTTLGGYFVSATSSHYDWAIKKIKQSQRQKQKGTNAK from the coding sequence ATGAGACCAAAGTCAAAAGAGGAATTATTGATACTCGCAGCTGAAAATTATGAGAAGTTACAGCAGTTGATCGATTCAATACCTGAGGAACAAAGAGAAGCGACATTTGATTTTGAGGAAGTATTTCTTGAAAAGAAAAAAGAAGCACATTGGCGAAGGGATCAAACGATCAAAGACGTGTTGATCCATTTATACGAGTGGCATTGTTTGCTATTAAAGTGGGTGACTGATAATCAAATGGGAGAAGCGGTGCCTTTTTTGCCGGAGCCGTATAATTGGCGAACGACAGCCGAAATGAATCGTGCCTTTACAAAAAAACACCAGTCTACTACGTTACGGCAAGCGTCTGACTGGTTGAAGGAAAGCCATGCAGAAGTGATGTTACTGGCGAAAACCTTCGATGACGATCAGCTGTTCCAAAAAAAACAGTATCCTTGGGTAGGAAATACGACACTTGGCGGTTATTTTGTTTCGGCTACATCGAGCCATTATGATTGGGCGATCAAAAAAATCAAACAAAGTCAAAGGCAAAAACAAAAGGGAACTAACGCGAAATAA
- a CDS encoding ASCH domain-containing protein encodes MNLEAQKYWESFCLKNGVPQASLYEIFAFGNTKEHADELADLVLEGKKTGTSSGYELYQMDNEPLPKVGDYSVVVNSSKVPIGIIQTVEVLILPWKEITEELAATEGEGDLSLMYWQKGHYNYFKPYYEEHGLLLNEETKIVFERFQLVDRYLPKSEETNAY; translated from the coding sequence TTGAACCTAGAAGCACAAAAATATTGGGAAAGCTTTTGCTTAAAAAATGGTGTGCCACAAGCGTCATTATATGAAATTTTTGCTTTTGGAAATACGAAAGAACACGCAGATGAATTAGCAGATTTGGTATTGGAAGGGAAGAAAACAGGGACAAGCTCAGGGTATGAGCTTTACCAAATGGATAACGAACCATTACCTAAAGTTGGTGACTACTCCGTCGTTGTGAATAGCTCTAAAGTACCGATAGGCATTATCCAGACTGTCGAAGTGTTGATCCTACCTTGGAAAGAAATCACCGAAGAACTGGCAGCTACAGAAGGTGAAGGCGACTTATCTCTTATGTATTGGCAAAAGGGACATTACAATTATTTCAAACCTTACTATGAAGAACATGGACTATTGCTCAATGAAGAAACGAAAATCGTCTTTGAACGATTCCAACTTGTTGATCGATATTTGCCGAAAAGTGAGGAAACCAATGCGTATTGA
- a CDS encoding IS1096 element passenger TnpR family protein, which translates to MISQKDNQAIVAIVFSISIGSGCYRHISVSTDETLEDFAEIILDSFDFINDHAHAFFMDNSAWSGNKCYYMAEVDMGHEYLHTCDYKLYQLGLKKGDKFKFVFDFGDDWRFQCKVLRVIEDDEGGYEVLKSVGEPPEQYFNFFE; encoded by the coding sequence ATGATTTCTCAAAAAGACAATCAAGCAATTGTAGCAATTGTATTTAGTATTTCAATAGGATCAGGTTGTTATCGGCACATTAGTGTGTCAACAGATGAGACACTTGAAGATTTTGCTGAAATTATCTTGGATTCATTTGATTTTATCAATGATCACGCACATGCATTTTTTATGGACAATTCTGCTTGGAGTGGAAATAAATGTTACTACATGGCAGAAGTTGACATGGGACACGAATACCTTCATACCTGTGACTATAAACTTTATCAACTCGGTCTGAAAAAAGGAGATAAATTCAAGTTTGTCTTTGATTTTGGTGATGATTGGAGATTTCAATGCAAAGTGTTACGTGTCATTGAAGATGATGAAGGAGGCTATGAAGTATTAAAAAGTGTGGGAGAACCACCTGAACAATATTTCAATTTTTTTGAGTGA
- a CDS encoding helix-turn-helix domain-containing protein has protein sequence MDLSHQIKKYRKQLAFSQEELAEKLYVSRQTISNWENERSYPDIHNLLLLSVLFDVSLDQLVKGDVEKMKENMTLLEINKYTKVMLVSMLLALISIGPSLFLPGNWRLALPLIFWIVSMYGAIKVEGLKKQENIKTYKEIVAFMENKEVAPLRKQRDKVRNRIEKVGIVLLFGLICGVIALLTSLPFVLFNR, from the coding sequence ATGGACTTGAGTCATCAAATAAAAAAATATCGTAAACAGCTAGCTTTCTCCCAAGAAGAATTAGCCGAAAAATTATATGTTTCAAGACAAACGATTTCAAACTGGGAGAACGAACGTAGCTACCCCGATATCCATAATTTATTGTTACTGAGTGTCCTGTTTGACGTTTCTTTGGATCAATTAGTCAAAGGAGATGTGGAAAAGATGAAAGAAAATATGACACTTCTGGAAATAAACAAATATACTAAAGTCATGCTCGTATCAATGCTCCTTGCTTTGATTTCAATTGGGCCATCCTTGTTTTTACCTGGTAATTGGCGATTAGCTCTTCCCTTGATCTTTTGGATCGTCAGCATGTACGGTGCAATAAAAGTCGAGGGACTCAAAAAACAAGAGAATATCAAAACCTACAAAGAAATCGTTGCATTCATGGAAAACAAAGAAGTAGCACCTCTACGTAAACAAAGAGACAAGGTTAGAAATCGGATCGAAAAGGTAGGAATCGTCCTTTTGTTTGGATTGATTTGTGGGGTGATCGCATTACTCACAAGTCTGCCGTTTGTGCTATTCAATCGCTAG